From Magnolia sinica isolate HGM2019 chromosome 13, MsV1, whole genome shotgun sequence, one genomic window encodes:
- the LOC131224122 gene encoding reticuline oxidase-like, giving the protein MATKNKIILLFALASLLTCACSEQLLSCLSSDGVTNFSTYDAPRYLHLLDHSIQNLRYAIPSINKPYAVILPESTQQVVTAIQCSRAGLWDIRLRSGGHSFEGLSSVSDMPFVIIDMMNLNHVTVDLESETAWVEAGATLGEVYHAIGTSSNHYAFSAGICPTVGSGGHISGGGYGPLARKYGLAADNVVDAVLVDADGRVLNRETMGEEVFWAIRGGGGGNWGVVVSWKIQLLKVPETITVFHSIRTGQPSQTAELWNKWQYVAPELEDDFFLMVLVVPDIESAGIAMTFVGVYLGLKSSALESMDRAFPELGLTEEECKEMRWIEIVLYLWGVDNVEFLKDRSTFTRTFSKSKADVVRDPIPMDGIKGMLEMYAKQPKGSFRLEPYGGMMSRIRRDASPFPHRASTMYAIEYFVDWEEADDDKRDEYVDWVRGVHEYMTPFVSNSPRAVCVNNIDLDLGVIDWSNRSTSSVDAVEVARSWGEKYFMENYDRLVRAKSMIDPSNVFSHKQSIPTASLEMML; this is encoded by the coding sequence atggCTACCAAGAACAAAATCATTTTGCTCTTCGCACTAGCCTCCCTTCTAACTTGCGCCTGTAGTGAACAACTCCTTTCATGCCTATCATCTGATGGTGTAACAAACTTCTCCACCTATGACGCTCCTAGATACCTCCATCTCCTTGATCACTCCATCCAAAACCTCAGATATGCTATACCGTCAATCAACAAACCCTATGCAGTGATCTTGCCAGAAAGTACGCAGCAAGTTGTGACAGCCATACAGTGTTCAAGGGCAGGGTTATGGGACATCAGGCTCAGGAGTGGAGGCCATAGCTTCGAAGGCTTATCGTCCGTCTCTGATATGCCGTTCGTTATCATTGACATGATGAACCTAAACCATGTCACAGTTGATTTGGAATCCGAGACCGCTTGGGTTGAAGCAGGTGCGACGCTAGGTGAGGTGTACCATGCGATCGGAACATCCAGCAACCACTATGCTTTCTCAGCCGGCATTTGCCCCACTGTCGGGAGTGGGGGCCATATTAGTGGTGGTGGTTATGGCCCGTTAGCAAGAAAGTACGGGCTTGCAGCAGATAATGTGGTGGATGCAGTCCTTGTTGATGCAGACGGGCGTGTTTTGAACCGTGAAACGATGGGTGAAGAAGTCTTCTGGGCTATCCGAGGTGGTGGTGGAGGAAACTGGGGTGTAGTTGTAAGTTGGAAAATCCAGTTGCTCAAAGTACCGGAAACCATAACTGTATTCCATTCCATTCGAACCGGGCAACCTAGCCAGACTGCAGAGTTATGGAACAAATGGCAATATGTAGCACCAGAACTTGAGGATGATTTCTTCTTAATGGTGTTGGTCGTACCAGATATCGAATCAGCTGGGATAGCAATGACGTTCGTGGGCGTGTACCTTGGGTTAAAATCATCGGCCCTTGAATCCATGGACCGTGCTTTTCCCGAACTGGGACTAACCGAAGAAGAATGCAAGGAAATGAGATGGATCGAAATTGTTCTTTATCTATGGGGTGTTGACAATGTAGAGTTTCTGAAGGATAGATCTACATTTACAAGGACATTCTCGAAATCGAAGGCAGATGTTGTGAGGGACCCAATTCCGATGGACGGGATTAAAGGTATGCTGGAGATGTATGCAAAGCAGCCCAAAGGATCCTTCAGATTGGAACCTTATGGTGGTATGATGAGTAGGATCAGGAGAGACGCTTCGCCCTTCCCTCATCGAGCCAGCACTATGTATGCGATCGAGTACTTTGTGGATTGGGAGGAAGCGGATGATGATAAGAGAGATGAATATGTTGATTGGGTTCGTGGGGTACATGAGTACATGACGCCGTTTGTATCGAACAGTCCCAGAGCTGTGTGCGTAAACAACATTGATCTGGATCTCGGTGTGATCGACTGGTCGAATCGTAGCACATCGAGTGTTGATGCTGTTGAGGTGGCCAGATCTTGGGGTGAGAAATATTTCATGGAGAACTACGATCGGTTGGTTCGAGCCAAGAGCATGATCGATCCGAGTAATGTGTTTAGTCATAAGCAAAGCATCCCAACTGCTAGTTTGGAGATGATGTTGTAA